From Oreochromis niloticus isolate F11D_XX linkage group LG14, O_niloticus_UMD_NMBU, whole genome shotgun sequence, one genomic window encodes:
- the LOC109204952 gene encoding sodium/calcium exchanger 2-like: VKNITVCLAPPGDGDDDEEEGREERLPSCYDYVMHFLTVFWKVLFACVPPTEYWNGWACFFVSISAIGLLTAIIGDLASHFGCTVGLRDTVTAVVFVALGTSIPDTFASKVAAIQDQHADASVGNVTGSNAVNVFLGIGVAWSVAAVYWRIKGKEFRVDPGSLAFSVTLFTIFTFICMSVLLFRRRPSIGGELGGPKVSRLLTTLLFLGLWFLYILFSSLEAYCHINGF; this comes from the exons GTaaaaaatatcactgtgtgtttggCTCCTCCAGGTGATGGCGATGATGACGAGGAGGAAGGTCGTGAGGAGCGCCTTCCATCTTGTTACGACTACGTCATGCATTTCCTCACCGTCTTCTGGAAGGTTCTGTTTGCCTGCGTCCCGCCAACAGAGTACTGGAACGGCTGGGCCTGCTTCTTCGTGTCCATCAGCGCCATCGGGCTCCTCACCGCCATCATCGGGGATTTGGCATCGCATTTCGGCTGCACCGTGGGGCTGCGGGACACTGTGACCGCCGTGGTGTTTGTGGCGCTGGGAACTTCCATTCCAG ACACCTTTGCTAGCAAAGTGGCTGCCATACAAGACCAGCATGCCGACGCATCGGTTGGAAATGTCACTGGCAGCAACGCAGTCAACGTGTTCCTGGGGATCGGAGTGGCATGGTCAGTGGCCGCCGTGTACTGGAGAATTAAAGGAAAGGAGTTCCGGGTGGATCCTGGATCACTGGCGTTCTCCGTCACGCTCTTCACCATCTTCACGTTCATCTGCATGTCCGTGCTATTGTTCAGACGCCGGCCCTCCATCGGCGGAGAGCTTGGCGGCCCGAAAGTGTCCCGCCTCCTGACCACCCTCCTGTTCCTGGGTCTGTGGTTCCTCTACATCCTCTTCTCCAGCCTAGAGGCCTACTGTCACATCAACGGCTTTTAA
- the LOC112842087 gene encoding biotinidase-like, whose product MYLRIYTAAGCRPLAWMNQLPLLDSIQFQQAFSLAANVTLLAVNIRNDRLIMTGSGIYTPFSATYHHARKGDPEEGRLLVARVPVLEPLEVKQSAAKEVEAGGGESTISAATDSGYCYQDSCDDPPPPSYPTFISSMMYDTFTFVLLNETQGDIKVCNGTFCCRLQYRWLLQDHKELYAFGALAGTHTVNGRYALQARIT is encoded by the exons ATGTACCTGAGGATTTATACGG ccgcgggttgccgacccctggcctGGATGAACCAGCTCCCCCTGCTGGATTCAATCCAGTTTCAGCAGGCATTCAGTCTGGCTGCCAACGTCACCCTACTAGCTGTCAACATTCGTAATGACAGGCTCATCATGACAGGAAGTGGCATCTACACCCCTTTTTCTGCCACCTACCACCACGCCAGGAAAGGGGACCCAGAGGAGGGCAGGCTGCTGGTGGCCAGAGTGCCAGTTTTGGAGCCACTTGAGGTAAAACAAAGTGCAGCCAAAGAGGTGGAGGCTGGTGGTGGGGAGTCAACAATATCAGCGGCTACAGACTCTGGATACTGCTACCAAGATAGCTGTGATgaccctcctcctccctcctacCCCACCTTCATCTCCTCTATGATGTatgacacatttacatttgtccTCTTAAATGAGACACAAGGCGACATTAAAGTGTGCAACGGCACTTTCTGCTGCCGCCTGCAGTACAGGTGGTTACTGCAAGACCATAAAGAGCTCTATGCTTTCGGCGCACTTGCAGGAACACACACCGTCAACGGACGTTACGCATTGCAGGCAAGAATCACATGA